One stretch of Skermanella mucosa DNA includes these proteins:
- a CDS encoding fumarylacetoacetate hydrolase family protein, translating into MKLVRFGAPGEEKPGLIDADGRLRDLSSVVADIDGKALAPESLDRLRAVDPARLPAVPEGTRLGSCVTGVGNFIAVGLNYADHAAESGMPVPEEPVLFNKAPSCIVGPDDTVLIPPGSEKTDWEVELAIVIGKRGTYIPEADALDHVAGYCVCNDVSERSYQLERGGQWTKGKGCPTFGPLGPWMVTRDEVENVDDLAMTLAVNGEVVQDGSTRTMVFKVPFLVSYISQFMTLMPGDVITTGTPPGVGLGMKPPRYLKHGDTMRVEIQGLGVQQQKVAAS; encoded by the coding sequence TTGAAGCTGGTACGCTTTGGTGCCCCGGGCGAGGAGAAGCCCGGCCTGATCGACGCCGACGGCCGCCTGCGCGACCTGTCGTCGGTCGTGGCGGACATCGACGGCAAGGCCCTCGCCCCGGAAAGCCTGGATCGCCTGCGCGCGGTCGATCCCGCGCGGCTTCCCGCGGTGCCCGAAGGCACGCGGCTCGGCTCCTGCGTCACCGGCGTCGGCAACTTCATCGCCGTCGGCCTGAACTACGCCGACCACGCGGCCGAGAGCGGCATGCCCGTGCCGGAGGAACCCGTCCTGTTCAACAAGGCGCCGTCCTGCATCGTCGGGCCGGACGACACCGTCCTCATCCCGCCGGGCTCGGAGAAGACCGACTGGGAAGTCGAGCTGGCCATCGTGATCGGCAAGCGGGGCACCTACATCCCCGAGGCCGACGCGCTTGACCATGTCGCCGGCTATTGCGTCTGCAACGACGTGTCCGAGCGCTCCTACCAGCTGGAGCGCGGCGGCCAGTGGACCAAGGGCAAGGGCTGCCCGACCTTCGGCCCGCTGGGGCCCTGGATGGTGACCCGGGACGAGGTGGAGAACGTCGACGATCTCGCCATGACGCTGGCCGTCAACGGCGAGGTGGTCCAGGACGGCTCCACCCGGACCATGGTCTTCAAGGTCCCCTTCCTGGTGTCCTACATCTCGCAGTTCATGACCCTGATGCCGGGCGACGTCATCACCACCGGCACGCCGCCGGGCGTCGGGCTGGGCATGAAGCCGCCGCGCTACCTGAAGCACGGCGACACCATGCGCGTCGAGATCCAGGGCCTCGGCGTGCAGCAGCAGAAGGTCGCGGCCTCCTGA
- a CDS encoding GntR family transcriptional regulator, with protein sequence MKDRDEPRTLAGDAYAAIHRAIRAGSLKPGQRLRFAELQGLCRMSVSPVREALARLTAEGFTVSDDHRGFRVAPLSRAELRDIVGNRKLLEGEALRLSILHGDAEWESRVLATHHLMSRVPRERDDMPSAVREEWDRKHAAFHKALVSACGSPILMDLCDKLFGKADRYRRMSISIPGQTRDAAREHKEIMELAIARKSEEAVEALRRHYQNTADAVEKLFDADADFTPAP encoded by the coding sequence ATGAAGGACCGTGACGAGCCCCGCACCCTGGCGGGCGACGCCTACGCGGCGATCCACCGGGCGATCCGGGCGGGTTCGCTCAAGCCGGGCCAGCGCCTGCGTTTCGCCGAGCTGCAGGGACTGTGCCGGATGAGCGTCAGCCCCGTGCGCGAAGCGCTGGCGCGCCTCACCGCGGAAGGCTTCACCGTCTCGGACGACCACCGCGGCTTCCGGGTGGCGCCCTTGTCCCGGGCCGAGCTCCGGGACATCGTCGGCAATCGCAAGCTGCTCGAAGGAGAGGCCCTGCGCCTGTCGATCCTGCACGGCGACGCCGAGTGGGAGAGCCGTGTCCTGGCGACCCACCACCTGATGTCCCGCGTCCCGCGGGAGCGCGACGACATGCCGTCGGCCGTCCGGGAGGAGTGGGACCGGAAGCACGCGGCTTTCCACAAGGCCCTCGTCTCGGCCTGCGGCTCCCCGATCCTGATGGACCTGTGCGACAAGCTCTTCGGCAAGGCCGACCGGTACCGCAGAATGTCGATCAGCATTCCCGGCCAGACCCGCGACGCCGCCCGGGAGCACAAGGAGATCATGGAGCTGGCGATCGCCCGGAAATCCGAGGAGGCGGTCGAAGCGCTCCGCCGCCACTACCAGAACACGGCGGACGCCGTCGAGAAGCTGTTCGACGCCGACGCGGATTTCACGCCGGCCCCGTGA
- a CDS encoding phytanoyl-CoA dioxygenase family protein, which translates to MISETDIRSYAENGFLVVQNVLSAQEVAALRAVTDEFIARSREVSSHDAVYDLEPGHSAAEPRVRRIKTPHLQHAVYDGIARHPRILEILRKLVSPAIRFDTSKLNVKAANYGAAVEWHQDWAFYPHTNDDLAAVGVMMDDCEVENGPLLCIPGSHRGPVLDHHSDGEFCGAIDPSAADIDFGAAVPLTGPAGSISIHHVRTIHGSATNVSSKPRRLLLFQYRAADAWPLVGSQQPSWGEWQALMLCGDDPLLTPRSTAVPVRLPLPPSRHQGSIYENQRTLKNAYFARSKAAV; encoded by the coding sequence ATGATTTCGGAAACGGATATCCGCTCCTACGCGGAAAACGGCTTCCTCGTGGTCCAGAATGTGCTGTCCGCGCAGGAGGTCGCGGCCTTGCGCGCGGTGACGGACGAGTTCATCGCCCGCTCGCGCGAGGTCAGCAGTCATGATGCCGTCTATGACCTGGAACCGGGCCACAGCGCGGCCGAGCCGCGGGTACGCCGGATCAAGACCCCGCATCTGCAGCATGCGGTCTATGACGGCATCGCCCGCCATCCCCGCATCCTCGAGATCCTGCGGAAGCTGGTCAGCCCGGCGATCCGCTTCGACACGTCCAAGCTCAACGTGAAGGCGGCGAATTACGGCGCCGCGGTCGAATGGCACCAGGACTGGGCCTTCTATCCCCACACCAACGACGATCTGGCCGCGGTCGGCGTCATGATGGACGACTGCGAGGTGGAGAACGGGCCTCTCCTGTGCATTCCAGGAAGCCACCGCGGGCCGGTGCTCGACCATCATTCGGACGGCGAGTTCTGCGGCGCCATCGATCCGTCGGCGGCGGACATCGATTTCGGCGCGGCGGTCCCGCTGACCGGCCCGGCGGGAAGCATCAGCATCCATCATGTCCGTACGATCCACGGATCGGCCACGAACGTCTCGTCCAAGCCGCGCCGCCTGCTGCTCTTCCAGTACCGCGCCGCCGACGCCTGGCCGCTGGTCGGTTCCCAGCAGCCGTCCTGGGGGGAATGGCAGGCGTTGATGCTGTGCGGCGACGACCCCCTGCTGACCCCCCGGTCGACCGCCGTGCCGGTCCGCCTGCCGCTGCCGCCGTCGCGTCATCAGGGCTCCATCTACGAGAATCAGCGGACCTTGAAGAACGCCTATTTCGCCAGGTCCAAGGCGGCCGTCTGA
- a CDS encoding TRAP transporter large permease: MDIGTISLLIVAIMIGLMIAGVPLAWITMSLAIGCTLAWLGPAGLPLVASRVYGFVNEYVFVAIPLFVLMACILERSGVARDLYDAMRLFAGNLPGGVAVQTTLVAVVMAAMTGIIGGEIVLLGLIALPQMMRLGYDRKLAIGIICAGGSLGTMIPPSVVLIVYGLTAGVSISELFLASALPGLLLAAFYIAYVMIRCILNPALAPRPPREELDIPFGQKMKLLKGLVLPILVVIWVLGSIYGGIASVTESAGVGALGAIIAAAARGELNFRMLRESAMRTMITVGVIIWLTLGANAFIGIYNIMGGTTYLRETIGDLPLPPFGILLVMMGILLVLGFVMDWIGICLLTMPIFVPVIKALGYDPVWFGVLFCMNMQVSYLTPPFGPAAFYLKSVAPPEIELHTIFSSLLPFILLQIAALLLVMLFPGIATFLPSLMG, translated from the coding sequence GTGGATATCGGAACCATTTCCCTTCTCATCGTCGCCATCATGATCGGCCTGATGATCGCCGGCGTGCCGCTGGCATGGATCACGATGAGCCTCGCCATCGGCTGCACGCTGGCCTGGCTGGGTCCCGCCGGGCTGCCGCTCGTCGCGAGCCGCGTCTATGGCTTCGTCAACGAATACGTCTTCGTCGCGATTCCCCTGTTCGTCCTGATGGCCTGCATCCTGGAGCGGTCGGGAGTGGCCAGGGACCTGTACGACGCCATGCGCCTGTTCGCCGGGAACCTGCCGGGCGGGGTCGCGGTGCAGACCACCCTGGTCGCGGTGGTCATGGCGGCCATGACCGGAATCATCGGCGGGGAGATCGTCCTGCTGGGCCTGATCGCGCTGCCCCAGATGATGCGCCTGGGCTACGACAGGAAGCTCGCCATCGGGATCATCTGCGCCGGGGGGTCGCTCGGCACCATGATACCCCCGTCGGTCGTCCTGATCGTTTACGGGCTGACGGCCGGCGTGTCGATCAGCGAACTGTTCCTCGCCTCGGCGCTGCCGGGACTGCTGCTCGCGGCGTTCTACATCGCCTATGTCATGATCCGCTGCATCCTGAACCCGGCGCTGGCCCCGCGCCCGCCGCGCGAGGAATTGGATATCCCGTTCGGGCAGAAGATGAAGCTGCTGAAAGGCCTGGTCCTGCCGATCCTGGTGGTGATCTGGGTGCTGGGCAGCATCTATGGCGGCATCGCCTCGGTCACCGAGTCCGCGGGCGTGGGGGCGCTGGGCGCCATCATCGCCGCGGCGGCCCGGGGCGAGCTGAACTTCAGGATGCTTCGGGAATCGGCCATGCGGACGATGATCACGGTCGGTGTGATCATCTGGCTCACCCTGGGCGCCAACGCCTTCATCGGCATCTACAACATCATGGGCGGCACGACCTACCTGCGCGAGACGATCGGAGACCTTCCGCTCCCGCCGTTCGGCATCCTGCTGGTGATGATGGGGATCCTGCTGGTGCTGGGTTTCGTCATGGACTGGATCGGCATCTGCCTGCTGACCATGCCGATCTTCGTGCCGGTGATCAAGGCGCTGGGCTACGATCCGGTGTGGTTCGGCGTGCTGTTCTGCATGAACATGCAGGTGTCGTACCTGACCCCGCCCTTCGGCCCGGCGGCCTTCTACCTGAAGAGCGTCGCGCCGCCGGAGATCGAGCTGCACACGATCTTCAGCAGCCTGCTGCCCTTCATCCTGCTCCAGATCGCGGCGCTGCTGCTTGTCATGCTGTTTCCCGGCATCGCGACGTTCCTTCCGAGCCTGATGGGGTGA
- a CDS encoding TRAP transporter small permease subunit: MRWIERLNDLLGGAVAWFYMLSVPVIAYEVLMRYILNSPTSWSFDLTILLCAVGYLLSGGAVTKSEAHIAVTSLQDVVPPRVKRAMKLFGHLVGIFAMTGLVAASWKSGLRAVTIGERTGGAWDAPTPAIIKPLITVAAVLVLLQLLILVARELTGRGAAAPAGKGTPGEGGPI; the protein is encoded by the coding sequence ATGCGCTGGATCGAACGGCTGAACGACCTCCTCGGTGGGGCCGTGGCGTGGTTCTATATGCTTTCGGTGCCGGTCATCGCCTACGAGGTGCTGATGCGGTACATCCTCAATTCCCCGACATCCTGGTCCTTCGACCTCACCATCCTGCTGTGCGCCGTCGGGTACCTGCTGTCCGGCGGCGCCGTCACCAAGTCCGAGGCGCACATCGCGGTCACCAGCCTCCAGGACGTCGTTCCGCCGCGGGTCAAACGGGCTATGAAGCTCTTCGGCCATCTGGTCGGCATCTTCGCCATGACCGGCCTGGTCGCGGCGTCGTGGAAGTCCGGCCTGCGCGCCGTCACCATCGGCGAGCGCACCGGCGGTGCCTGGGATGCCCCGACGCCGGCCATCATCAAGCCCCTGATCACCGTGGCGGCGGTCCTCGTGCTGCTTCAATTGCTGATCCTCGTGGCCCGGGAACTCACCGGTCGCGGCGCGGCGGCGCCGGCCGGCAAGGGCACTCCCGGCGAAGGCGGGCCGATCTAG
- a CDS encoding TRAP transporter substrate-binding protein, with protein MPRTRCSMLAVAGLASVMALAATTISAQAETWRVQTSMTAGESFYTDIEKYWLPRLAEMTDGKLTIELTPVGSVVPYNETMDAIGQGILQGDITATTYFTGRNKAFSILGDLIAGYDRPEQISMFCYHGGGRELLQEAYDKFTDGTVQVIGCSPIAREAFVAKVPIRSVEDFKGKKVRAPEGLASEVFKRAGASVVVLPAAETFSGIDKGVVDAADFSTYTMNDSLGFNKIAQHPVYPGIHSMPLIHFTVNKAAYDALSASHKTILDVWYRAMIDDLRMRNDINDRQLVARDLAAGIDVVDWPQAERDKFRAIAVEAWRDYAQGDPLAEKAYAAQVKFMKGIGLLQD; from the coding sequence ATGCCGAGAACAAGGTGTTCCATGCTTGCCGTCGCGGGGCTGGCGTCCGTCATGGCCCTGGCGGCCACGACGATCTCCGCCCAGGCCGAGACCTGGCGTGTCCAGACGTCGATGACCGCCGGCGAGTCCTTCTATACGGATATCGAGAAATACTGGCTGCCCCGGCTGGCGGAGATGACCGACGGCAAGCTGACGATCGAGCTGACGCCCGTCGGATCGGTCGTCCCCTACAACGAGACCATGGACGCCATCGGACAGGGCATCCTGCAGGGCGACATCACCGCCACCACCTATTTCACCGGACGCAACAAGGCGTTCTCCATCCTCGGCGACCTGATCGCCGGGTATGACCGTCCCGAGCAGATCAGCATGTTCTGCTATCACGGCGGCGGCCGCGAACTGCTTCAGGAAGCCTACGACAAGTTCACCGACGGCACCGTCCAGGTGATCGGCTGCAGCCCGATCGCCCGCGAAGCCTTCGTGGCCAAGGTGCCGATCCGGAGCGTCGAGGACTTCAAGGGAAAGAAGGTCCGGGCACCGGAAGGGCTGGCGTCGGAGGTCTTCAAGCGGGCGGGCGCGTCGGTCGTCGTGCTGCCGGCGGCGGAGACCTTCTCCGGGATCGACAAGGGCGTGGTCGACGCGGCCGATTTCTCGACCTACACGATGAACGACAGCCTGGGCTTCAACAAGATCGCCCAGCACCCGGTCTATCCAGGCATCCATTCCATGCCGCTGATCCATTTCACGGTCAACAAGGCCGCCTACGACGCGCTCAGCGCCTCGCACAAGACGATCCTCGACGTCTGGTACCGGGCGATGATCGACGACCTGCGCATGCGCAACGACATCAACGACCGCCAGCTCGTCGCCCGCGACCTCGCGGCGGGGATCGACGTGGTGGACTGGCCGCAGGCGGAGCGGGACAAGTTCCGAGCGATCGCAGTCGAGGCGTGGCGCGACTACGCACAGGGCGATCCGCTGGCGGAAAAGGCCTACGCCGCGCAGGTGAAGTTCATGAAGGGGATCGGCCTGCTCCAGGACTGA
- a CDS encoding LacI family DNA-binding transcriptional regulator, translating to MQNRPTLKDVAKAAGVSNITVSRVANGSGLVHPDTRLRVEEAMRSLGYLPNLAARAMRTNLTGTIGFLVPDLTNYPNAAVAQAAERRLAEAGFGMLLASSALNPVREAKALASLQTRQVDGVVLYVSDEADPELLTTLRRFKTPVVVLDRTLPLNAEVDSVICDHATAMREVVRYLVQLGHRRIALLVPELRIRPVIERSTAFRTAAAEAGIAESCATVVQVSAATAAGSVPALTLLEGPTPPTAIIADGNRLLRGVILASRALGRAIPAELSVIGIDTDDMALVCTPEITCIVRDFNEIGQLAADLMLRRLTAQAAAPQQVILPSQVVLRSSCGPAPRGSR from the coding sequence ATGCAGAACCGCCCGACTTTGAAGGACGTGGCCAAGGCGGCCGGCGTCTCCAACATCACTGTGTCCCGGGTGGCGAACGGATCCGGGCTGGTCCACCCCGACACCCGCCTGCGCGTGGAGGAAGCGATGCGCAGCCTGGGATACCTGCCCAACCTCGCGGCGCGGGCGATGCGGACCAACCTGACCGGCACGATCGGCTTCCTGGTGCCCGACCTGACCAACTATCCGAACGCCGCCGTCGCCCAGGCCGCCGAACGGCGGCTGGCGGAAGCCGGCTTCGGCATGCTGCTGGCCAGCAGCGCGCTCAACCCGGTGCGCGAAGCGAAGGCGCTGGCGTCGCTTCAGACCAGGCAGGTGGACGGCGTCGTCCTGTACGTGTCCGACGAGGCGGACCCGGAGCTGCTGACCACCCTGCGCCGCTTCAAGACGCCCGTGGTGGTGCTCGACCGGACCTTGCCGCTGAACGCCGAGGTGGATTCGGTGATCTGCGACCATGCCACGGCGATGCGCGAAGTCGTGCGCTATCTGGTCCAGCTCGGCCATCGACGCATCGCCCTCCTGGTGCCCGAGTTGCGCATCCGCCCGGTGATCGAGCGGTCCACCGCCTTCAGGACCGCCGCGGCCGAGGCCGGCATCGCCGAATCCTGCGCGACGGTCGTGCAGGTTTCGGCGGCGACCGCCGCCGGCAGCGTCCCGGCCCTGACGCTGCTCGAGGGGCCGACCCCGCCGACCGCCATCATCGCCGACGGCAACCGCCTGCTGCGCGGCGTCATCCTGGCATCGCGCGCCCTCGGCCGGGCCATTCCGGCCGAACTGTCGGTCATCGGCATCGACACCGACGACATGGCCCTGGTCTGTACCCCCGAGATCACGTGCATCGTCCGCGACTTCAACGAAATCGGCCAACTGGCCGCCGACCTGATGCTGCGCCGGCTGACCGCCCAGGCCGCGGCCCCGCAGCAGGTAATCCTCCCCTCGCAGGTGGTCCTGCGTAGCTCCTGCGGGCCGGCTCCGCGCGGTTCCCGCTGA
- a CDS encoding mandelate racemase/muconate lactonizing enzyme family protein produces the protein MQIEAVDFFYVKMPDVTTEGDGSQDALLVRVAAGGHVGWGECEAAPLVSIASLVCPRSHGACQPVIASVLGQTFDTPADIARIARLVKRNSLDLLQTDHTLSGIEIALWDLLGKRRQEPVWRLLGYDRAYAKKPYASVLFGDTPDETLEKARGIRARSFQAAKFGWGPYGTGSVDADRDQVHAAREGLGPDGILLIDAGTVWEDDVQAAAARLPALAEAGATWLEEPFVSGAIEAYAALARQSPVRLAGGEGCHDVHMARHMIDGAGLGFVQIDTGRIGGIGPAFEVARHAAARGVTFVNHTFTSNLALSASLQPFAGLAGHEICEYPIETKPVARDLTVERLAPDADGMIRLPERPGLGMTIDFDTVRRYLVEVRIEVDGATLYETPPVPAG, from the coding sequence ATGCAAATCGAAGCGGTGGATTTCTTCTATGTCAAGATGCCCGACGTGACGACGGAGGGCGACGGCAGCCAGGACGCGCTGCTCGTCAGGGTCGCGGCCGGCGGCCATGTCGGATGGGGCGAATGCGAGGCGGCGCCGCTGGTCTCCATCGCCAGCCTCGTCTGCCCGCGCAGCCACGGCGCCTGCCAGCCGGTCATCGCCTCGGTCCTGGGCCAGACGTTCGACACGCCCGCCGACATCGCCCGCATCGCCCGGCTGGTGAAGCGCAACAGCCTGGACCTGCTGCAGACCGACCACACGCTGTCGGGGATCGAGATCGCCCTGTGGGACCTGCTCGGCAAGCGCCGCCAGGAGCCGGTCTGGCGTCTCCTGGGGTACGACCGCGCCTATGCCAAGAAGCCCTATGCTTCCGTCCTGTTCGGCGACACGCCGGACGAAACCCTGGAGAAGGCCCGCGGCATCCGGGCCCGGAGCTTCCAGGCCGCCAAGTTCGGCTGGGGTCCCTATGGTACCGGATCGGTCGACGCGGACCGCGACCAGGTCCACGCCGCGCGGGAGGGGCTGGGTCCGGACGGCATCCTGCTGATCGATGCCGGAACGGTTTGGGAGGACGACGTCCAGGCCGCCGCCGCCAGGCTTCCGGCCCTCGCCGAAGCGGGAGCGACGTGGCTCGAGGAACCCTTCGTCTCCGGCGCGATCGAGGCCTATGCGGCGCTTGCCCGGCAGTCGCCGGTCCGTCTCGCCGGCGGCGAGGGCTGCCATGACGTTCACATGGCCCGCCACATGATTGATGGCGCCGGCCTCGGCTTCGTCCAGATCGACACGGGGCGTATCGGCGGCATCGGTCCGGCCTTCGAGGTCGCGCGTCACGCCGCGGCCAGGGGCGTGACCTTCGTGAACCACACCTTCACGTCCAACCTGGCGCTCAGCGCGTCGCTCCAGCCGTTCGCGGGACTGGCCGGCCACGAGATCTGCGAATACCCGATCGAAACCAAGCCGGTCGCGCGCGACCTGACGGTGGAACGGCTGGCTCCCGACGCGGACGGGATGATCAGGCTGCCCGAACGGCCCGGCCTGGGCATGACGATCGATTTCGACACCGTGCGCCGCTATCTGGTCGAAGTGCGCATCGAGGTGGACGGGGCGACGCTCTACGAGACGCCACCGGTGCCGGCCGGCTGA
- a CDS encoding enolase C-terminal domain-like protein, with protein MKIIDVTTTVVNAEMRNWVFVKIATDQGLHGWGEATLEWKTRAVVGAIEDLKPILLGRDPRDIRQNVRALVKHGFWKVGAIGMTAISGLEHAMWDIFGKSAGLPVWRLLGGKVRDRVRIYTHLGLGDMRAVYGALEADRLAESAAGLVALGYTAFKVVLSPYTHHTVTGEGLRLVETTMAALRGTVGDDVEIMLDFHGRPASAKAALQYVRVVEPFRPMFVEEPIQPGDVQSLAEIRRAAACPIATGERLIGHDEFEPVIAARAVDIVQPDLNHCGGLLEAQAIAAAASVAGIGVAPHNPNGPIAAAAALHFAVATPNHVIQEVMDKSVPWYDEVLVRTPVRREGAWWLLPDAPGLGIEVDEAAAARHPFEQEVFASLEAVMDDGTIVDW; from the coding sequence ATGAAGATCATCGACGTGACCACGACCGTCGTGAACGCGGAGATGCGGAACTGGGTGTTCGTGAAGATCGCCACCGACCAGGGCCTGCACGGCTGGGGCGAGGCGACCCTGGAATGGAAGACCCGGGCCGTGGTCGGCGCCATCGAGGACCTGAAACCCATTCTGCTGGGCCGCGATCCCCGCGACATCCGGCAGAATGTCCGGGCGCTGGTCAAGCACGGCTTCTGGAAGGTCGGCGCCATCGGCATGACCGCGATCAGCGGCCTGGAACATGCCATGTGGGACATCTTCGGCAAGTCGGCCGGGCTGCCGGTCTGGCGCCTTCTCGGCGGCAAGGTGCGCGACCGGGTGCGCATATACACCCATCTCGGCCTGGGCGACATGCGCGCCGTCTATGGCGCGCTGGAAGCGGACCGGCTCGCGGAGTCGGCCGCCGGCCTCGTCGCGCTGGGCTATACGGCGTTCAAGGTCGTGCTCTCCCCCTATACCCACCATACCGTCACGGGAGAGGGGCTCCGGCTGGTCGAAACGACCATGGCGGCCTTGCGCGGGACGGTCGGCGACGACGTCGAGATCATGCTCGACTTCCATGGCCGGCCGGCATCGGCGAAGGCGGCGCTGCAATATGTGCGGGTGGTCGAGCCGTTCCGGCCGATGTTCGTCGAGGAGCCGATCCAGCCGGGCGACGTCCAGTCCCTGGCCGAGATCAGGCGGGCCGCCGCCTGTCCGATCGCGACCGGAGAGCGCCTGATCGGCCATGACGAGTTCGAGCCGGTCATCGCCGCCCGGGCGGTCGATATCGTCCAGCCCGACCTGAACCATTGCGGCGGCCTGCTCGAAGCGCAGGCCATAGCGGCCGCCGCGTCGGTCGCCGGTATCGGCGTGGCGCCGCACAATCCCAACGGCCCGATCGCCGCCGCGGCGGCCCTGCATTTCGCCGTCGCCACGCCCAACCACGTGATCCAGGAAGTCATGGACAAGTCCGTTCCCTGGTACGACGAGGTGCTGGTGCGGACCCCCGTACGGCGCGAGGGCGCTTGGTGGCTTCTGCCGGACGCCCCGGGCTTGGGCATCGAGGTCGACGAGGCGGCGGCGGCCCGCCATCCCTTCGAGCAGGAAGTCTTCGCATCCCTGGAGGCCGTGATGGACGACGGCACCATCGTCGACTGGTAA
- a CDS encoding dihydrodipicolinate synthase family protein, which yields MSVSPGTGPGTLAGIHPILYAFFNADGTLDRGAMRRQVDALIAMGAHGIAVLGLATEVRSLTPAERRMLMDWTAEDVGGRVPLAVTIFEPTAEAQIAAARHARSVGADWLILQPPPGAGTPEDDLVDFFGTVGSAVELPFAIQNAPEYLGVGLTAPGLRTLASRCPQFRLLKGEASAVAIAALIGDTGDRLTVFNGRGGLEIVDNLAAGCAGIIPAPDVADRLIGIHAAFAAGDEHGARERYAEILPVIVFVMQSIDSLLTYGKLLAARRLGLRDPVQRNPALRPTAFGLSCLDRWTGRLGRFE from the coding sequence ATGTCCGTCAGCCCAGGGACCGGTCCCGGTACGCTCGCCGGCATCCATCCGATCCTGTACGCCTTCTTCAATGCCGACGGCACGCTCGACCGGGGAGCGATGCGCCGTCAGGTCGACGCCCTGATCGCGATGGGGGCGCACGGCATCGCCGTGCTGGGACTGGCGACGGAGGTCCGCAGCCTGACGCCCGCCGAACGCCGCATGCTGATGGACTGGACCGCCGAGGATGTCGGCGGCAGGGTTCCCCTGGCGGTGACCATCTTCGAGCCCACGGCCGAGGCTCAGATCGCGGCGGCGCGCCATGCCCGCTCGGTCGGGGCGGACTGGCTGATCCTCCAGCCGCCGCCGGGTGCCGGCACGCCCGAGGACGACCTGGTCGATTTCTTCGGCACGGTCGGATCGGCCGTCGAACTGCCGTTCGCCATCCAGAACGCGCCCGAATATCTGGGGGTCGGGCTGACCGCGCCGGGGCTGCGGACCTTGGCGTCGAGATGCCCGCAGTTCCGCCTGCTGAAGGGCGAAGCGTCGGCCGTCGCCATCGCCGCCCTGATCGGGGACACCGGGGATCGGCTCACCGTCTTCAACGGCCGGGGCGGGCTGGAGATCGTCGACAATCTCGCGGCCGGCTGCGCCGGCATCATCCCGGCCCCGGACGTCGCCGATCGCCTGATCGGGATCCATGCCGCCTTCGCGGCCGGCGACGAGCACGGAGCGCGGGAGCGCTATGCCGAGATCCTTCCGGTGATCGTCTTCGTCATGCAGTCGATCGACAGCCTGCTGACCTATGGCAAGCTGCTTGCCGCCCGGCGGCTCGGCCTGCGCGACCCGGTCCAGCGGAACCCGGCGTTGAGGCCGACCGCCTTCGGCCTGTCCTGCCTGGATCGCTGGACCGGCCGGCTCGGCCGGTTCGAGTAA
- a CDS encoding 3-hydroxyacyl-CoA dehydrogenase NAD-binding domain-containing protein: MNISDTGIRRVAVVGTGTVGASWTALFLGCGLDVAATDPAPGAGGRLEAAVEAIRPVLARLGLRGQGRLTFRDGPEEAVRDADFVQENAPERLDLKIDLLARLDRAAPKGALIASSTSSLLRSRMVRDCADPGRVVIAHPFNPPHLVPLVELVGEPDACRRAAEFYAAIGKRPVILNREATGHIANRLTAALWREALYIVEQGIADVEDVDAAITAGPGLRWAVMGPFMTYHLGGGAGGIAHYLDHLGPSQMHRWNDLGTPTVDEDLKRQVVGGVDREAAGRTIGQLEQERDRALLAILGTRAPDGS, from the coding sequence ATGAACATATCGGACACCGGGATCCGCCGTGTCGCCGTCGTCGGGACCGGCACCGTCGGGGCGAGCTGGACGGCGCTGTTCCTGGGCTGCGGCCTCGACGTGGCGGCGACCGACCCGGCGCCCGGCGCCGGCGGCCGCCTGGAGGCCGCGGTCGAGGCCATCCGGCCGGTGCTGGCCCGGCTGGGCCTGCGCGGACAGGGCCGGCTGACCTTCCGGGACGGGCCGGAGGAGGCGGTGCGGGACGCGGACTTCGTCCAGGAGAACGCGCCCGAGCGGCTGGACCTGAAGATCGACCTGCTGGCCCGGCTCGACCGGGCCGCACCGAAGGGAGCGCTGATCGCGTCCAGCACCTCGTCGCTGCTGCGCAGCCGGATGGTGCGGGACTGCGCCGATCCGGGCCGCGTCGTGATCGCCCACCCGTTCAATCCGCCGCACCTGGTGCCGCTGGTGGAACTGGTCGGCGAACCCGACGCCTGCCGCCGGGCGGCGGAATTCTACGCGGCGATCGGCAAGCGTCCGGTGATCCTGAACCGCGAGGCGACCGGCCACATAGCCAACCGCCTGACGGCCGCCCTGTGGCGGGAAGCGCTGTACATCGTCGAGCAGGGCATCGCGGACGTCGAGGACGTGGATGCCGCGATCACCGCCGGGCCCGGCCTGCGCTGGGCCGTCATGGGGCCGTTCATGACCTACCATCTGGGAGGAGGGGCCGGCGGCATCGCCCATTACCTGGACCATCTCGGCCCCAGCCAGATGCATCGCTGGAACGACCTGGGCACGCCCACGGTGGACGAGGACCTGAAGCGCCAGGTGGTGGGCGGCGTCGACCGCGAGGCGGCGGGACGGACGATCGGGCAGCTGGAGCAGGAGCGGGACCGCGCGCTTCTGGCGATTCTCGGAACCCGCGCGCCGGACGGATCCTGA